The following are encoded in a window of Stieleria sp. JC731 genomic DNA:
- a CDS encoding lactate/malate dehydrogenase family protein, with the protein MKITIVGTGRVGSAIAFACVMNPIADELLLVNRTPEKAEGDALDLCHASALRNTNMKIRAGEIADAKGSDIIVFTASIPYGDALRKRTELAEENYQLLKEWVPELAAGSPDAILIVVTNPVDMLTYAAIQLSGFPASRVIGTGTLLDSVRYRAMLSEKLQIHSDDIRAYILGEHGDTQFAAKSVAMTGGETFISDEVTEEIFRQTVGMGYKVAQLKGFTNYGVAMATMLILDSIVYDLRHTIPLSVLVDGFCGVDDVCLSLPTVIGRQGVTRILHPPLSEEEQSAFKHSAEAVRKNIHEVGLT; encoded by the coding sequence ATGAAGATTACTATCGTAGGCACAGGACGGGTGGGGTCAGCGATCGCATTCGCTTGCGTCATGAACCCGATCGCTGACGAACTGCTGTTGGTGAATCGCACGCCTGAAAAAGCCGAAGGCGACGCTTTGGACCTCTGTCATGCGAGTGCCTTGCGGAACACGAACATGAAAATTCGTGCTGGTGAAATCGCCGACGCGAAGGGGTCCGACATTATCGTCTTTACCGCGTCGATTCCCTATGGCGATGCGCTGCGAAAGCGAACCGAGTTGGCTGAAGAGAACTATCAGCTTCTGAAGGAATGGGTACCAGAACTTGCCGCTGGTAGTCCCGACGCGATTCTGATTGTGGTGACCAATCCGGTCGACATGCTGACGTATGCGGCGATCCAACTGTCTGGGTTTCCTGCCAGCAGAGTGATCGGGACGGGAACGTTGCTTGATAGTGTTCGGTATCGTGCGATGTTATCAGAGAAACTGCAAATCCACTCGGACGACATTCGCGCCTACATTTTGGGTGAGCATGGTGATACGCAGTTCGCTGCCAAGTCCGTCGCGATGACCGGCGGTGAGACATTCATTTCGGACGAAGTCACCGAAGAGATTTTTCGGCAGACCGTGGGGATGGGGTACAAAGTCGCTCAGCTAAAGGGTTTTACCAACTATGGGGTCGCGATGGCCACCATGTTAATCCTCGATTCGATCGTTTACGACTTGCGCCATACGATTCCGTTAAGCGTCCTTGTAGACGGATTTTGTGGTGTCGACGATGTCTGTTTGTCGTTGCCAACAGTGATCGGTCGCCAAGGAGTGACTCGAATCCTTCATCCGCCGCTAAGTGAGGAGGAGCAGTCCGCATTCAAACATTCAGCCGAAGCGGTACGAAAGAACATCCACGAAGTTGGCCTCACCTAG
- a CDS encoding diguanylate cyclase yields the protein MNDADSEPPRIPEPDPDHSHNDACLVQIYPANVINGMVRIEVEDFIIGRQHDCELTLEDPSVADHHAKISRSPEGFRISDLGSESGTFVGDHPADSSVLRSGDTVRVGTFLFKYLSAGSIESQYHATLYSALTRDALTGTMNQRYLLETLERSIAAALRQNSPLSVVMIDIDHFKTINDQFGHLIGDAVLKEFGSRLIQTCRRDDMVARYGGEEFCLLLSATDAKDAVDSAQMCRQAIRESAFSTSQGEIAVTASFGVACLAPDQPESAQTLLRRADEQMYLAKRAGRDRVCGPAATA from the coding sequence ATGAATGATGCTGATTCGGAACCGCCCCGCATCCCGGAGCCCGATCCAGATCATTCTCACAACGATGCCTGCCTCGTTCAGATCTACCCGGCCAACGTTATTAACGGCATGGTACGAATTGAAGTCGAGGACTTCATCATCGGACGTCAACACGATTGTGAATTGACGCTTGAAGACCCATCCGTTGCCGATCATCACGCCAAGATTTCTCGTTCTCCTGAAGGATTTCGGATTAGCGATCTCGGTAGCGAAAGCGGGACGTTCGTTGGCGATCACCCGGCGGATTCGTCTGTCTTGCGATCCGGTGACACGGTGCGTGTCGGAACGTTTCTATTCAAATACCTTTCAGCGGGCAGTATTGAATCGCAGTATCACGCAACACTCTATTCCGCTTTGACGCGTGACGCTTTGACAGGAACCATGAATCAGCGTTACCTGCTGGAAACGCTGGAACGATCAATCGCCGCGGCGCTTCGCCAGAACAGCCCGCTATCGGTCGTTATGATTGACATTGATCACTTCAAGACGATCAACGATCAATTCGGACACTTGATCGGCGATGCCGTACTGAAGGAATTCGGCTCTCGGCTGATTCAAACATGTCGGCGTGACGATATGGTTGCTCGTTACGGCGGTGAAGAGTTCTGTTTGCTACTCTCCGCGACCGATGCCAAAGATGCAGTCGATAGTGCCCAAATGTGTCGACAAGCCATTCGCGAATCTGCTTTCTCGACCAGCCAAGGTGAGATCGCAGTCACGGCTAGCTTTGGTGTCGCATGCTTGGCCCCCGACCAACCCGAATCAGCACAGACACTGCTGCGACGCGCTGACGAGCAAATGTATTTGGCTAAAAGAGCCGGACGTGATCGCGTCTGCGGCCCGGCTGCAACAGCGTGA
- a CDS encoding amidohydrolase family protein — protein sequence MRSSLTTILMAVMLPILSLQCASLDGHDQIPGAPQRKPIALVGGTVHTVVGDVIENGTVLFEDGKIIAVGEQVELPKRCEVIDVDGQHVYPGLMESMSNLGLSEIGSTPATVDTDEVGNENGNLKPHVAVNPDSELIPVARANGVLLASIAPRRGDIRGQSSVIQLDGWTNNDMLLKADTGLVVSWRAFDSRTSDDQQRAKQRDERLQRLADRLDEARRYQAARRDAPDATPSDLRLEALVAVVDGKSPMIIAADDRREIESAIAFCVSEGIRPIIYGGYDAPQCATLLKKYSVPVIVRTTYRLPARRDDPYDHPYTLPKRLLDAGVEFAIGGPGAGNPGGASAARNLPYHAAVAVAYGLPEKKAIEAITLAPCRIMGIADRVGSVANGKDATLFVCDGNILETESNVTHAFIRGAKVDLGSKHKSLAAKYRTKYQQQKANK from the coding sequence ATGAGAAGTTCACTGACAACAATCTTGATGGCGGTGATGCTGCCGATTCTTTCGTTGCAATGTGCATCGCTGGATGGGCACGACCAGATTCCCGGTGCTCCCCAACGTAAACCGATCGCTTTGGTCGGTGGAACGGTGCATACCGTCGTTGGCGATGTGATTGAGAATGGCACGGTGCTGTTCGAAGACGGAAAGATTATTGCGGTAGGCGAGCAAGTTGAACTGCCGAAGCGATGCGAAGTGATCGACGTCGACGGGCAGCATGTCTATCCGGGTTTGATGGAATCGATGTCCAACCTCGGACTTAGTGAGATCGGGAGCACCCCGGCAACGGTCGATACCGATGAAGTTGGAAACGAAAACGGGAATTTAAAGCCTCACGTCGCCGTGAACCCGGATAGCGAATTGATACCGGTCGCTCGCGCAAACGGTGTGTTGCTGGCTTCGATCGCTCCGCGTCGTGGAGATATCCGCGGACAAAGTTCGGTCATCCAGTTGGACGGTTGGACGAACAACGACATGTTGCTAAAAGCTGACACAGGACTTGTCGTCTCTTGGCGAGCTTTCGATTCACGCACCAGCGATGATCAACAGCGAGCGAAACAACGGGACGAACGTTTGCAACGACTCGCAGATCGATTGGATGAAGCTCGACGCTATCAAGCTGCGCGAAGGGATGCACCGGACGCTACGCCAAGCGACTTGCGTCTAGAAGCTTTGGTCGCGGTGGTGGACGGAAAGAGTCCGATGATTATCGCTGCGGATGATCGACGTGAGATCGAATCCGCGATTGCGTTCTGCGTTTCGGAGGGCATTCGTCCGATCATTTACGGTGGGTACGACGCACCACAGTGCGCTACGCTACTGAAGAAGTATTCGGTGCCCGTGATCGTGCGAACCACGTATCGATTACCGGCACGCCGTGACGACCCATACGATCATCCATACACGCTTCCAAAGCGATTGCTTGATGCCGGGGTCGAATTTGCGATCGGCGGTCCGGGGGCTGGAAACCCCGGAGGAGCATCGGCGGCTCGCAATCTGCCATATCATGCGGCCGTCGCAGTTGCCTATGGATTGCCAGAGAAAAAGGCGATTGAGGCGATCACGCTCGCCCCATGTCGAATCATGGGAATCGCAGATCGTGTCGGATCGGTCGCCAACGGAAAAGACGCCACTTTGTTTGTCTGTGATGGGAACATCTTAGAGACCGAATCGAATGTGACACATGCCTTTATTCGCGGAGCAAAGGTCGACTTGGGAAGCAAGCATAAATCGCTTGCCGCAAAGTATCGCACCAAGTATCAGCAACAAAAGGCAAATAAGTAG